AGTCTAAGAGCAAATTTTAAACCACGCTGCTCCGTAAACCTACAGCTACCAGTTATCGCCTTCTCTGGTCTCTTGAAAGAAAACATTACTTCTCGCCACTCTCTGCATGCGCGTCTAACGTAGGCAAAAGACGCCTTTCGGGAGAATCACAGAGGAAGCCCTCCTTCGAGTTCCCCCGATGCGCTTCGGGACCACTGGGAGGCTCTTGTGAGCAGTGGTCAGGACCTGCCCGAAGAGCCATCCTCTCAAGGAGAGCAGCACGACGAAAACCGTAAGTGTGCGATTCGCGATTGACATGAGACTTGAACAGAGGCCTGCATGGAGGAGTAGATATAGTTATTCATTCCTCAGTAATTAGAAGAAAGAATGTGCAAATGCTGCTAGCTGCTTACTTCGCTCATCTCTGATACGTAATGAGGAACCAGTATTCGTTCTTTTCACGCACGCCTTTGCTGATGAAGGGGTAAAGGATGTCCCTTGTGACGTACTCACATTGGAGGGATTTCCGTCGCGCTGCAGCGGCGACCGCACATCACGTAACAGACGTTCCTCAACACACTTTAATGGTGTGGACGGGGACGGGGCGATGCTCGTATTTCTCTGCAAAGGGACAGAAGCCAGATTTCAGTATGAAGAATGTTCCTCGTGCGTAGCTTGAACATTTTGATATCGGTGGCAGACGTTTAAGGGATGCAGGCATCTCTTCGAAAAAAACTATTTTTTGCATGTCTTGTATCTTCTTCAGCTCGTATCAGCGGATGTACCAAGTACTATTGGCAACAAAAGGTTGCATGTTACGGGTTGCGGCTATACGGGAAAATTTATTTGTGTCTAGCGATGTACGCTAATCACGTAAAAGGTATGAATGTGTGTGGAAACGATCACGCGTTCTTAGGTGATACTGGACGGCGCGGTCGTGAGGTGGCGCAACATTAACTTTTTTTACCCGAGCACACGCATGCTGAAAACGCTTGAAGCCGACAGTATTCCCACACTTTTCCCTACTATTTAACTCATATCTTTGGGTCACGCGCCTTCACCAAAGTATTCTTTTCCTCGCAACCGCATCCTGTTAAATTTCGCTGTCTGCAGTGAATGTCGCGGTTTTAGAGCTGCATATTTATTCGGCGCCGCTTCAGTAATGCAATAGTGTGATTTTAACACACATTTTTGGAGATATCTGGCCTTTCTAGTGCCACGATAAGCCATTCACCAACACAGCTGCTACGCTTGTGACCTTTATCCATCTAAAAATACGCCTGAAATCCTGTCTTCCAGCTATCGACGGAAGCGGAACGTTTGCGCGTGTTTACTCAGCATTGGGAGAAGCGGAGAGGGAGGTAAGTGAAGCATGCACCGATGTTTCCCATACCTTTCTCGGGGCACTTTAGCAGGTGTTCTCTAATTATAAAAGGCGCAGTCGGGGCCCAGGATGAACTAACCAAGCAGAAAAGCACTGGCACTGTATGGCGGATGATGGCATTCCTTAACTAAAAGAATATATGCTGCCAAATATCAATGCGATTGTATTAGTATTCACGTAAGGAGCAGAATCCGCCATAGATGTCATAAAATTTGGTGTTTAGCCAAGAGAGACTTTGTGACGTCGTCGCAACTTGCCCACCACGTTGTCAGCACAGCTATCTGCACCTAGCAGTCCGAACATGGCAGTTGGTGCACCGTGAATTTCAACCAAACTGACCTAAACACGCGCCGAAATTGCAGCAAAAACTGTGGAAAATTTGAGATTTATTATTATCGCTATCAACTTTAAAGGTGGCTTAAGCGTCCCCGTAGTTTCATTGTTCCCCCTATTTTTGCTCGCAAAACTGTATTTGCAATTACTCAGTATAGGTCTCCTCCCAGAATTCAATAATGCGATATTGCGCATTCGTCACTCATATGCCTGACTGCAAGGAATTCACCATTGACGAGCGCAGCGAAATGTTTCCTTTTGGGACCATTAGCGCGGTGAGAATTGAAAGACGGCTGGGAGATGCCTGACATCGCGAAACAACACAGGGAGGGGACACAAATGCTTGTATCTTGTTCCTTCATGGTTTTGCTCTATAGAACCTCATCTGAAtaacccactagcccgaaccataaCCATTCTATGTTACCCGTACAAGCTCTGGGCAACACCCTACATGTACGAAGCGGTTTCTGAAGCAGGGCAAACAATTTAGCTTCTAGGAACTTGATTCACCTTGATGCAGAGGCTTCAACTTTGTTTGCCAAATAAAGTGTGCGAAGACGGTGGGAGGAAAATAGGCACAAATATGGACAAAGCCCTCTCCTTTTGTCCGATCTTCTTCGTACAGTTTTTTTGCCATTAACTATGAACTGACAAGCCCAACATCTTCTAACAGCAACTTTTAAACCTCGCTGCCCCGTAATCCTACAGCTACCAGCGATCGCCTTCCCTGGTCACTTGAATGCAAACATTACTTCTTGCCGCTCTCTGCATGCCCGCCTAACGTAGGCAATCGACGCCTTTCGGGAGACTCACAGAGAAAGCCCTCCTTCGAGTTCCCCCGATGCGCTTCCGGGCCATTGGGAGGCTCTTGAGAGCGGCGGTCAGAACCTGCCCGAAGAGCCATCCTCTCAGGAAGAGCAGCACGACGAAAACCGTGAGTGTTCGATTGCCGACTTACATGAGACTTGAACTGGGGCCTGCATGGAGGAGTGGATATAGTTATTGATACCGCAGTAATTAGAAGGAATATGCAAAGGCCTCTAGCTGCTTACTTCGCTCCTCTATGATACGTAATGAGGAACAGGAATTCGTTCTTTTCGCGCCCGCCTTTGCTGAGTAAGGGGTAAGGGATGTCCCTTGTGACATACTCACATTGAAGGGAATTCCTTTCCTCTGCAGCGGCGACCGCATATCAAGTCACCGACGTTCCTGACACACTTTATAGGTGTGGGCGGGGTTGGGGTCGGGATGCTCGTTTTTATCTGCAAAACGACTAAAGGTTGCTTTCAGTATAAAGAATATTTTTGCTACGTGGCTAGAAGTTTTTGATATCGGCGGCAGACGCTTATGGGGTGCATGTATCTGTTCTAAAAAAACACTATTTTTGTAGCATGCCTTGTCGGTCATTCGGCTTGTATTAGCGCGTCGAGCTTGCACTATCTGCCACAAAAGTTTGCAGGTTACGCGTTGCGGCTATGCGGGGAAACTTTATTTGGATCTAGTGACGTACGCTAAACGCGTGAATTGGCTGAAAGCGTGTGGAAACGCGTTATTAACTCATCACGCATTATTAACTGATACTGGACGGTTGTGTCACGAGGTGGTGCAACAGTATTTTTTTCTGAGAACCCGCATGCAGGAAACTTTTGAGGCCGGCAGTATATACGTTTCCCCGCAACTTTAGTCATGTGTTTAGTCACGCGCCTTCACCAAAGTTATTCTCCTCGGACCCGCTTCTAGTAAAATTAAGCTGTCAGTAGTGAAATTTCTGGATTTTCGAGCTCCATATTTATTTGCGGCTGCTTCAGTAATGCAATAGTGTGATTTTAAAAGCGTTTCTTTAGAGCGATCCGCCCTTTTTACTGCCATGATAAGTCATTCACCAACACAACTGCTACACTTGCGATTTTTAACCATCTAAAATATGCCTGAAATCCTGTCTTCCAGCTTGCGACGGAAGCGGAACGGTTGCGAGTGCTGACAC
This portion of the Amblyomma americanum isolate KBUSLIRL-KWMA chromosome 10, ASM5285725v1, whole genome shotgun sequence genome encodes:
- the LOC144108400 gene encoding uncharacterized protein LOC144108400; its protein translation is MRKAKDAFRENHRGSPPSSSPDALRDHWEALVSSGQDLPEEPSSQGEQHDENPIDGSGTFARVYSALGEAEREAIDAFRETHRESPPSSSPDALPGHWEALESGGQNLPEEPSSQEEQHDENPCDGSGTVASADTALADVEREVA